Part of the Sporomusa termitida genome, TTCGGCCGGCGTATCGGTGTAGAAGGCGTTAATGCATACAACCGGTTTGACGCCGGACTTCTTGATCATGTTGATCAAATGCACCATGTTCTCGCAGCCTTTTTCCAGCAGGCCCAGGTTTTCCCGGGTGTATTCATCAGGCAACGGCCGCCCTGGTACTACGGTGGGGCCGCCGCCATGCATCTTCAAAGCGCGTACAGTGGCTACCAGGATCGAGACGTTTGGCTTCAGACCGCTCAGGCGGCATTTTACATTCCAGAATTTTTCAAAACCGATATCGGCGGCAAAACCGGACTCGGTAACATGATAATCAAAGCACTTCAGGCCGATGCGGTCCGCTATGATCGAGGACTGACCGATTGCAATGTTGGCAAACGGGCCGGCATGAACAAAACAGGGCTGCCCTTCCACGGTGGCGCACAGGGTCGGGTTGATGGTATTGCGCATCCAGGCGGTCATGGCCCCGTCCACTTCCAGGTCGCCGGTCGTAACCGGGTTACCCTGGCGGTTATAGCCAACCACGATGTGTTTGAACCGTTCCCGCATATCGGCCAGATCTCTGGCCACAGCCAGAATCGCCATCAATTCCGAGCCAACGGCGATACCAAACTTGGAGTGCATCATAAAGCCGTCTTTTTTGCCGCCCAGGCCAATGAGGATATTACGCAGGCCCTGGGCGGCAAAGTCCAGCACCCAGCCCATTTCAATATTTTTCGGATCAATATCCAGCCGCTTCAGACCGCGTTTGTCCAGCTCGGCATCGGTATAATTGGCCTCATGCTGCATGCGGGCATTTAAGGCGACCATCGCCAGATTATGCGCATTCATTATGTCGTTGATGTCCCCGGTCAGGCCCAGGGAGAACTCGGTCATCGGAATTAACAGGGCATTACCGCCGCCGGCCGCAGTCCCCTTAACGTTCATAGTCGGCCCGCCGGAAGGCTGACGCAGGGCGCCGCCCACATTCACACCGCGTTTGCCCAGGCCTTCCATAATGCCGATGGAAGTGGTTGA contains:
- a CDS encoding formate--tetrahydrofolate ligase; its protein translation is MAWDPTVLKDWQIAEAAEGNIPTTAQYQEMMGLQKDEIIPYGKTPKIDFLKVIDRLKDKPDGKYIEVTAITPTPLGEGKSTTSIGIMEGLGKRGVNVGGALRQPSGGPTMNVKGTAAGGGNALLIPMTEFSLGLTGDINDIMNAHNLAMVALNARMQHEANYTDAELDKRGLKRLDIDPKNIEMGWVLDFAAQGLRNILIGLGGKKDGFMMHSKFGIAVGSELMAILAVARDLADMRERFKHIVVGYNRQGNPVTTGDLEVDGAMTAWMRNTINPTLCATVEGQPCFVHAGPFANIAIGQSSIIADRIGLKCFDYHVTESGFAADIGFEKFWNVKCRLSGLKPNVSILVATVRALKMHGGGPTVVPGRPLPDEYTRENLGLLEKGCENMVHLINMIKKSGVKPVVCINAFYTDTPAEHALVKRIAEQAGARAAVSEHWLKGGDGALDLADAVMDACKEEVDFQYLYPLEMPLRQRVERIATEVYGADGVDWAPLAEEKAKKFESDPKYADYCTMMVKSHLSLSHEPTWKGVPKGWRLPIRDVLVYGGAKFLCPMAGAISLMPGTSSDPAYRRIDVDVKTGKVSGLF